The following are encoded in a window of Bacteroidota bacterium genomic DNA:
- a CDS encoding RluA family pseudouridine synthase, translating into MEPDKIETIITLNVPAGYAEDQRVDQYITRFLANVTRSKVQKGMKEGRVKINEVVVKKPSTKVLANDVIECTLERPPPIEAAPEDIPVNIVYEDKYLLIVNKPPGMVVHPAYGNRTGTLVNALLYYLGQTAYTFDPDTITQPDAIGLSTVNAKPQSAEQIDVRPGIVHRLDKDTSGLLVIAKDNETHGAISRQFANRTTRRQYVSFVWGAPDETVGRIEANIGRDTRDRRKMAVVSPTKGKHAITNYEVVDRFGYISKVHFRLETGRTHQIRVHAANLGHPILGDETYGGKLVKYGPQIARRRAFFANIFKMMPRQALHALTLGFKHPHTGEEVDFTSPLPDDMHAVEKRLREVESDVM; encoded by the coding sequence ATGGAACCGGATAAAATTGAAACCATCATCACGCTGAACGTGCCCGCAGGCTATGCCGAGGACCAACGCGTTGATCAATACATCACTCGGTTCCTGGCCAACGTGACCCGCTCGAAAGTGCAAAAGGGCATGAAGGAAGGGCGCGTGAAAATCAATGAGGTTGTGGTTAAGAAGCCATCAACCAAAGTGCTCGCCAACGACGTTATCGAATGCACGCTGGAGCGGCCACCGCCCATTGAAGCGGCGCCTGAAGACATTCCGGTTAATATAGTATATGAGGATAAGTACCTCCTTATTGTAAACAAGCCTCCGGGCATGGTTGTACACCCTGCATATGGCAACCGAACCGGCACCCTGGTCAATGCGCTTTTGTACTACCTGGGCCAGACGGCTTACACGTTCGATCCGGATACAATAACGCAGCCAGATGCTATTGGTCTGTCTACCGTCAATGCAAAACCACAGTCGGCGGAGCAGATAGATGTGCGCCCGGGGATTGTTCACCGATTGGATAAAGACACGTCGGGTTTGTTGGTGATTGCAAAAGACAATGAAACCCATGGGGCGATTTCCAGGCAGTTTGCCAATCGGACAACTCGCCGCCAATATGTATCCTTTGTATGGGGTGCACCCGACGAAACAGTTGGCCGGATTGAAGCCAATATTGGGCGAGATACCCGTGACAGGCGAAAGATGGCTGTAGTGTCGCCAACCAAAGGGAAGCATGCAATTACCAATTACGAAGTGGTAGACCGATTTGGGTATATCTCAAAGGTGCATTTCAGGTTGGAAACGGGGCGTACACATCAAATCCGTGTACATGCAGCAAATCTTGGTCACCCGATTCTTGGGGATGAAACGTATGGAGGTAAACTCGTCAAGTACGGTCCCCAAATTGCTCGCCGGCGTGCTTTCTTTGCCAATATATTTAAAATGATGCCCCGTCAGGCCCTCCATGCCTTGACGCTGGGGTTCAAACACCCGCATACCGGCGAAGAGGTTGATTTTACCTCTCCGCTGCCCGATGATATGCATGCCGTTGAGAAGCGGCTACGCGAGGTAGAATCCGACGTCATGTAG
- the hisS gene encoding histidine--tRNA ligase — translation MSRILKNITGTFDILPKPSGSDGAHSHDIAAWDFVTSTIRAVFARYDFHEIRTPILEPTELIARGVGQLTDIVSKEMFAFSREETNYVLRPEVTAPVMRAYLQHHLGQQGGVQKLFYIGPCFRAERPQKGRYRQFHQFGCEVIGADNALADAEVIGVMTAIYKAFGLGNIRLRINSLGDETSRPKYKQALRDYLTPHASDLSEISQKRLAQNPLRILDTKDKKERALLEAAPMLMDFVDEDSLSHYETVKSLLGGLDVAYVEDPFLVRGLDYYTRTAFELESDDLGAQSALAGGGRYDLLAKDIGGKKGVPAVGFAAGIERLLIALDAANCEIPSTPGPDVYLVGLGDKASAWAIETAQQLRKEGMRVAFDLSGRSLKAQMRDANRLQARFVVIVGENELDSGKANIKSMEVGEQQEIALDQVSHYINTQSSH, via the coding sequence ATGAGTAGAATACTGAAGAACATCACAGGCACATTCGATATCCTGCCCAAGCCATCCGGTTCTGATGGTGCGCATAGCCACGACATTGCTGCCTGGGACTTCGTCACCTCAACCATCAGGGCAGTCTTTGCCAGGTATGATTTCCACGAAATACGTACGCCAATTCTGGAGCCCACAGAACTGATTGCGCGGGGTGTGGGGCAGCTGACGGATATTGTTTCAAAAGAGATGTTTGCCTTTTCACGCGAAGAAACAAACTATGTCCTGCGTCCTGAAGTAACTGCGCCAGTGATGCGTGCCTACCTCCAGCACCACCTCGGACAGCAAGGTGGCGTGCAAAAGTTATTCTATATTGGCCCATGTTTTCGTGCTGAACGGCCGCAGAAAGGGCGCTACCGGCAGTTTCACCAGTTTGGCTGTGAAGTGATTGGGGCCGATAATGCCCTGGCTGACGCTGAAGTGATCGGGGTGATGACTGCAATTTACAAAGCTTTTGGGCTGGGCAACATACGCCTGCGCATCAACTCGCTTGGTGATGAAACGAGCCGGCCCAAGTACAAGCAAGCCCTGCGAGACTACCTAACGCCGCACGCATCAGATTTGAGCGAAATTAGCCAGAAACGCCTTGCACAAAATCCGCTTCGGATTCTGGATACCAAAGATAAAAAAGAGCGGGCCCTGCTTGAGGCAGCGCCCATGCTGATGGATTTTGTTGATGAAGACAGCCTTTCGCATTACGAGACCGTCAAGTCTTTGCTAGGAGGACTTGATGTCGCCTACGTCGAAGATCCGTTCCTGGTGCGAGGACTGGACTACTACACAAGAACAGCATTTGAACTGGAAAGCGATGATCTGGGCGCGCAGAGTGCGCTTGCTGGCGGCGGTCGGTATGATTTGCTGGCGAAAGATATCGGCGGGAAGAAAGGCGTGCCGGCTGTGGGGTTTGCTGCCGGCATAGAGCGCTTGCTCATCGCACTGGATGCAGCAAACTGTGAGATTCCGTCTACACCCGGGCCAGATGTTTACCTCGTCGGCCTGGGAGACAAAGCATCAGCGTGGGCGATTGAGACCGCACAGCAACTGAGGAAAGAAGGGATGCGCGTTGCCTTTGACTTGAGCGGACGCTCTTTAAAAGCTCAAATGCGCGACGCCAACAGACTTCAAGCCCGTTTTGTTGTGATCGTAGGCGAAAATGAGCTAGATTCCGGTAAAGCTAACATCAAAAGCATGGAAGTTGGTGAGCAGCAAGAAATTGCGCTCGACCAGGTGAGCCACTACATTAACACC
- a CDS encoding PTS sugar transporter subunit IIA, translated as MVTANMMGIHDLLQDGAVCVQMPGESKEEVLNRLVDLLEDHPDIADFDGMRAAIMKRESMMSTGVGNGLALPHAKTSSVDGIVAAFATTAEPVAYDAIDGLPVRMLFMMVSTERAKSQHIKLLSRVSRLMNDAGFRDRLLKAQRAEEVLKIFQEGELSLT; from the coding sequence ATGGTTACAGCAAACATGATGGGTATCCACGATTTGTTGCAGGATGGCGCGGTATGCGTGCAGATGCCAGGCGAATCGAAAGAGGAAGTACTCAATCGGTTGGTCGATTTGCTCGAAGATCACCCCGACATTGCTGATTTTGACGGCATGCGTGCGGCCATTATGAAACGCGAATCAATGATGTCCACCGGCGTAGGGAATGGGCTGGCTTTGCCACATGCCAAAACGTCTTCTGTAGATGGCATTGTAGCTGCGTTTGCTACCACCGCTGAGCCTGTTGCCTACGACGCCATTGACGGCTTGCCTGTACGAATGCTATTCATGATGGTGAGCACGGAACGAGCCAAATCGCAACATATCAAACTGTTGAGCAGGGTTTCCCGTCTGATGAACGATGCCGGCTTCCGTGATCGTTTGTTGAAAGCCCAGCGAGCGGAAGAGGTTTTGAAGATATTCCAAGAAGGAGAGTTGAGTCTTACATGA